The Streptomyces sp. NBC_00691 genome has a segment encoding these proteins:
- a CDS encoding DUF6895 family protein produces the protein MSTRSVGLDEAVASLSMGTRHWIARHAGYLDSPAGHAELPVTPRVKALLQLALLCRYWGASAPAEPALREASSIVERAWQRPDFPRLLTLDGRYARQFELMYAALAPAGTVTGAPRAVLARLEDDGYLAPRRKAPYLHLEARFYADLAGAEHAFATYDELYAASLPARAATLPVADLDACVVTHTVFYLSDFGLRDTGLSDEAREQALQVVERLTHHCLGLGEWDLVGKLVLAQYCLGADPLGTPSGAAGIRMLAEVQAPDGAIPGKSVVRRAPADATPVQYFRRSYQATLVTALTTLVVGSGRPDAPAARPLAGTAGAAATAGDTGATAVREATR, from the coding sequence ATGAGTACGCGATCAGTCGGCCTCGATGAGGCCGTGGCCAGTCTGTCCATGGGTACGCGGCACTGGATCGCGCGCCACGCGGGGTACCTGGACTCCCCCGCCGGTCACGCGGAGCTGCCGGTGACCCCCCGCGTCAAGGCCCTCCTGCAGCTCGCGCTGCTCTGCCGCTACTGGGGGGCGTCAGCACCGGCGGAGCCCGCCCTCCGCGAGGCGTCCTCGATCGTCGAACGGGCGTGGCAGCGACCCGACTTCCCCCGCCTGCTCACCCTCGACGGGCGGTACGCAAGGCAGTTCGAGCTGATGTACGCGGCGCTGGCACCCGCCGGGACCGTCACCGGCGCCCCGCGCGCCGTCCTGGCCCGGCTCGAGGACGACGGCTACCTCGCACCGCGGCGCAAGGCCCCGTACCTCCACCTGGAGGCGCGGTTCTACGCCGATCTCGCGGGCGCCGAGCACGCGTTCGCCACGTACGACGAGCTGTACGCGGCCAGTCTGCCCGCCCGGGCCGCCACCCTGCCGGTGGCCGACCTGGACGCCTGCGTGGTCACCCACACCGTCTTCTACCTCAGCGACTTCGGCCTCCGTGACACCGGTCTGAGCGACGAGGCCCGCGAGCAGGCCCTCCAGGTCGTGGAGCGGCTCACCCACCACTGCCTGGGTCTCGGCGAATGGGACCTCGTCGGCAAGCTCGTCCTCGCGCAGTACTGCCTCGGGGCGGATCCCCTCGGTACACCCTCCGGGGCGGCCGGCATCCGGATGCTCGCCGAGGTCCAGGCGCCGGACGGAGCGATCCCCGGGAAGTCCGTCGTCAGACGCGCCCCGGCCGACGCGACGCCCGTGCAGTACTTCCGGAGGTCGTACCAGGCGACGCTCGTCACGGCGCTCACGACGCTGGTCGTCGGAAGCGGCAGGCCGGACGCGCCCGCCGCTCGCCCCCTCGCGGGAACCGCGGGAGCCGCGGCCACCGCGGGAGACACCGGTGCGACGGCCGTACGGGAGGCGACACGGTGA
- a CDS encoding radical SAM protein — protein sequence MSMDRATSVIPETPNAAPPAGTDLAASGARLLRGGRTWWFLGPGGVARLADRHVTPDGGLRTEAEQRLRESGMFTPATVRAYALTVLTSTHCNLGCGYCFQNTAQDLSGGSRPPRIARTRLDSETITSILGFTERQMAAVGLEKLRILLFGGEPLLNPRGCLELLERAAGIAPTSAWMISNATLLTPSLARRLHERGLTSVQVTFDGDRDDHDRIRVGRADGSGTFDKIVRNIVKASEATPLRWTLRVNVSQETFHGVDSLIDRLAATLDPARCTLYFARIGDVGVGYANSLLHTGELSSAFTRWQRRALELGFAVNRPGGRKTCVTCGHTNGRYGAVVSADGTLASCWETAGKPDWEVGTVSDGYLPSAKTDDRWIACQDLYSYDEDARTLARFRDTVDTALLDHLHETGRL from the coding sequence GTGAGCATGGACCGAGCGACGAGCGTCATCCCGGAGACCCCGAACGCCGCCCCGCCGGCCGGCACCGATCTCGCCGCCTCCGGCGCGCGCCTCCTCCGGGGTGGGCGCACCTGGTGGTTCCTCGGTCCGGGCGGCGTCGCCCGGCTCGCCGACCGCCATGTCACCCCCGACGGCGGCCTGCGCACCGAGGCCGAGCAACGGCTGCGTGAGAGCGGCATGTTCACCCCCGCGACGGTCCGGGCCTACGCCCTGACCGTCCTCACGAGCACCCACTGCAATCTGGGCTGCGGCTACTGCTTCCAGAACACCGCGCAGGACCTGTCGGGCGGGAGCCGGCCGCCCCGGATCGCCCGGACCCGGCTCGACTCGGAGACGATCACGTCGATCCTCGGGTTCACCGAGCGCCAGATGGCCGCCGTGGGCCTGGAGAAGCTCAGGATCCTCCTGTTCGGCGGCGAGCCCCTCCTCAACCCGCGCGGGTGTCTCGAACTCCTGGAACGGGCCGCCGGCATCGCTCCGACCTCGGCCTGGATGATCTCCAACGCCACCCTGCTCACCCCGTCCCTCGCCCGCAGGCTGCACGAGCGCGGTCTGACCTCCGTCCAGGTCACCTTCGACGGCGACCGCGACGACCACGACCGGATCCGGGTCGGCAGGGCGGACGGCAGCGGCACCTTCGACAAGATCGTCCGCAACATCGTGAAGGCCTCCGAGGCCACGCCACTGCGGTGGACCCTGCGGGTCAACGTCTCCCAGGAGACCTTCCACGGCGTCGACTCCCTGATCGACCGGCTTGCGGCCACGCTGGACCCCGCGCGCTGCACGCTGTACTTCGCGCGGATCGGCGACGTCGGCGTCGGCTACGCCAACAGCCTTCTGCACACCGGTGAGCTCTCCTCCGCCTTCACCCGGTGGCAGCGCAGGGCCCTCGAACTCGGATTCGCCGTGAACCGGCCCGGCGGTCGGAAGACCTGCGTCACCTGCGGCCACACCAACGGCCGGTACGGCGCCGTCGTGAGCGCGGACGGGACCCTGGCCAGCTGCTGGGAGACCGCGGGCAAGCCCGACTGGGAGGTCGGCACCGTCAGCGACGGCTATCTGCCCAGCGCGAAGACCGACGACCGGTGGATCGCGTGCCAGGACCTCTACAGCTACGACGAGGACGCCCGTACGCTCGCCAGGTTCCGCGACACCGTCGACACGGCCCTGCTCGACCATCTGCACGAGACGGGGCGCCTGTAG
- a CDS encoding DUF6895 family protein, whose translation MPPSLLEQLSAGALDWLDGNLDHFDPFSAGTTGEPDRSTAPSPARGKAKAALELGLLCDRAARPDAAAPDPLSGASALVRKLWQDPDFPRLFDDSPAYASTYRLVYAALAPDGIDDTLCREALARLAPDFLSPGGKSPYLRIEIRYYADRAGVRHAIEPYAALVPRSPLVALRAAGPPTATARDRAEPLTVPQAYALTHTAFYLGDFGRTGPRISGSDLDHARDLTRRTLLHCVAHDLWDLAAELVLTQFVLGEDPLRTPSGAAALACLARAQRPDGAIPGRSAELRAAPRATGVEFFRKAYHTTLVTALMASIVSSPRWAS comes from the coding sequence ATGCCTCCCTCACTCCTGGAGCAGCTCTCCGCCGGCGCGCTGGACTGGCTGGACGGGAACCTCGACCACTTCGACCCGTTCTCCGCGGGCACCACCGGGGAACCGGACCGCTCGACGGCCCCCTCGCCCGCCCGCGGAAAGGCGAAGGCCGCCCTGGAGCTGGGGCTGCTCTGCGACCGCGCCGCCCGGCCGGACGCCGCCGCCCCGGATCCCCTGAGCGGGGCGTCCGCACTCGTACGGAAGCTCTGGCAGGACCCGGACTTCCCGCGGCTCTTCGACGACAGCCCGGCGTACGCCTCCACGTACCGGCTGGTGTACGCCGCGCTCGCCCCCGACGGCATCGACGACACGCTGTGCCGGGAGGCCCTCGCGCGGCTGGCCCCCGACTTCCTGTCGCCGGGCGGGAAGTCACCGTACCTGCGCATCGAGATCCGCTACTACGCGGACAGGGCGGGCGTGCGCCACGCCATCGAGCCGTACGCCGCACTCGTCCCGCGGAGTCCCCTCGTCGCCCTCCGCGCCGCCGGGCCGCCGACCGCGACCGCCCGGGACAGGGCGGAGCCGCTGACCGTCCCGCAGGCCTACGCGCTGACCCACACCGCCTTCTACCTCGGCGACTTCGGCCGCACCGGCCCCCGGATCTCCGGATCCGACCTGGACCACGCGCGGGACCTCACCCGGCGGACGCTGCTCCACTGTGTCGCACACGACCTCTGGGACCTGGCGGCGGAGCTCGTCCTCACCCAGTTCGTCCTCGGCGAGGATCCGCTCCGCACGCCTTCGGGAGCGGCCGCTCTGGCGTGCCTCGCACGGGCCCAGCGGCCCGACGGGGCGATCCCCGGGAGGTCGGCGGAACTCAGGGCCGCGCCGCGGGCGACGGGCGTCGAGTTCTTCCGGAAGGCGTACCACACGACCCTCGTGACGGCCCTCATGGCGTCGATCGTCTCGTCGCCGAGGTGGGCCTCATGA